The Oncorhynchus keta strain PuntledgeMale-10-30-2019 unplaced genomic scaffold, Oket_V2 Un_contig_8047_pilon_pilon, whole genome shotgun sequence nucleotide sequence agtatgggtctcagcagtctgaccaggtgcagtatgggtctcagcagcctgcccaggtgcagtatgggtctcagcagcctgcccaggtgcagtatgggtctcagcagcctgcccaggtgcagtatgggtctcagcagcctgcccaggtgcagtatgggtctcagcagcctgcccaggtgcagtatgggtctcagcagcctgcccaggtgcagtatgggtctcagcagtctgaccaggtgcagtatgggtctcagcagcctgcccaggtgcagtatgggtctcagcagcctgcccaggtgcagtatgggtctcagcagtCTGACCagcagtatgggtctcagcagtctgaccaggtgcagtatgggtctcagcagcctgcccaggtgcagtatgggtctcagcagtctgaccaggtgcagtatgggtctcagcagcctgcccaggtgcagtatgggtctcagcagcctgcccaggtgcagtatgggtctcagcagcctgcccaggtgcagtatgggtctcagcagcctgcccaggtgcagtatgggtctcagcagcctgcccaggtgcagtatgggtctcagcagcctgcccaggtgcagtatgggtctcagcagcctgaccaggtgcagtatgggtctcagcagtctgcccaggtgcagtatgggtctcagcagcctgcccaggtgcagtatgggtctcagcagtctgcccaggtgcagtatgggtctcagcagcctgcccaggtgcagtatgggtctcagcagcctgcccaggtgcagtatgggtctcagcagcctgcccaggtgcagtatgggtctcagcagcctgcccaggtgcagtatgggtctcagcagcctgcccaggtgcagtatgggtctcagcagcctgcccaggtgcagtatgcCATAGAAACAGAAGCGGTGTTGGAGACACTGAGGTATAATGAGCGCTAGAGACTGCATCCATATGACCAGGTTGTATGCGGTTTATACAGACCAACATCACATGTGCACTAGTACTCAATATGCAAAAGGAGTAGCGATTACATCATCCGAAAACAGCAGACATTGGATGAATATTAACATGTTAATGGACTTGTTTGATATTGCAGGTGACTGCTgcctgactgatctacaaatcaccttgcatcataaataacgactcattatttgtagatcagtcagtcacaattGACCAATGATACATTACGTTAATGCTCTCCAACAGGACAACTGTCTTCAACTGTGAGCACTGGGGAAAATCATTCAAATAATGAAATGGCTGTTTTGTGCACAAAGTTTATGACTAAAGTGtcttattaatacattttctaaTCTGACTTTTTTTTCTGTGCCGGGTGTCAGTTAAACTGCAGTACCGAAACAAAACTGTAGGAGCAGTTGAAACCATGCTTCAAGACCAGAAACCTGGTCCCTTTGGCTGGAGAACATCAAATCCATGATGCATTGTGGGTAAAtggtgactgactgatctacaaataataatcAGTAATTAATTATGATCCAAGGTCGAACAAGCCTATTATCTCTAGAAAGGGCGGTCTGGTAAACTCATGGATCGGTAGGGCGACACCACTGAGGTATAAAGAACGGCGCGACACTCATTTTCTGTGGATTCGGCGCCATCTTCTGGACACCAAAATCATTAGTGGGTCTGCAATCATCTAGTCTGGTCTGATGCTGTTTCCGGTTTGTGCCTGCACGCCGATTTTGTGATCTACGGTGGAGCTACGTTTGTGTTTTCCAAATAAACCCGGCGGATTTGAACGAGTTTTTTTGTTGTCACCATGTCGACTGCCCTCGAGAGCTACATCAACCGTATCCTTTGAACTAAAGTCATCCTGGTACAGTCACTGAATGGGACTTTTGCTGATGAATCGCGTGATTATTGATGCGTGGGTGCTTTGGCCTGCTAGATTGAGCTTTGCTAGCAATAGCATCGCATATGGCTTTTTAGTAGAATGACATGTAACTGTGCGCTAGTTAGATAAAATATAATACAAATTATTTTGGAAGCCAAACATGGGTACATGTTCatccaaatgtgttatttaagcaataaggcccgaggaggtgtggtatatggccaatataccacgcctATGGTATATTTAGCACGACTCAAAGCTGAGTGCCTGAATACAGCCCTTAgttgtggtatattggcaatataccacaaacccccgaggtgccttattgctattataaactgtttacaaatgtaattagaacagtaaaaatacatgttttgtcataccagtgGTATACTCTCTGATATAcaacggctttcagccaatcagcattcagggcttgaaccaccaaGTTTATAATAGCAAGCTAACTACGGATTTGACGTGCAAGCTCAACAGTATTGCTGCATGTGCAGCTTCTCATGAAAtagcagcctggtctcatatGCCTCGATTggggcgtcaggtagcctagtggttagagcgtcaggtagcctagtggttagagcgtcaggtagcctagtggttagagcgtcaggtagcctagtggttagagcgtcaggtagcctagtggttagagcgtcaggtagcctagtggttagagcgtcaggtagcctagtggttagagcgtcaggtagcctagtggttagttagagtgttggactagaaaggttgcaagatcgaatccccgagctgacaaggttcaaatctgtcgttctgcccctgaacaaggcagttaacccactgttcctaggccgtctttgaaaataagaatttgtgcctaactgacttgcctagttcaataaagatcaaataaaatgctcaatgggtgacatgcctGAGAATGTAggccattttcagcttccaggaattgtgtacaggtgacatggggccgtgcattatcatgctaaaacaAGATGAGTGGCAcaccaatgggcctcaggattttgtcacggtatctctatgcattcaaattgccatcgataaaatgcagttgtgttcgTTGGCCGTAGCTTattcctgcccataccataaccccaccgccaccgtgggggccctctgttcacaacgttgacatcagcaaaccactcacccacacgacgccatacacatggtctgtggttagaagtactgccaaattctctaaaacgacattatggtagagaaatgaacattaaattctctggcaacagccccgttggacattcctgcagtcagcatgccaattacacactccCTCTACTTGAGAAATCTGGcattgttgtgacaaaactgcacatttttgtgACCTTTTAGGGTCACCCGTGTAATGATCGtggtgtttaatcagcttcttgatatgcctaTCCTGTacagtggatggattatcttgacaaagagacattacattttacatttacatttaagtcatagCAGACATTTCTGGGATCTCTTATTTCACTACAAAACATGGGATGTAAACAAACTTGTGCAAAACATTTGAGGGAAATAGgctttttgtgtgtatgcaccaaaacatttctgggatcttttatttcagctcgtaaaacatgggaccaacactttacatgttgcgttttgtTCAGCGTATGAACCACTGCTACGGAATGTTGCAAGGCAAGCGCAGCGTTTCTATTTGGAAATGAATGCACCAAAACGCATTGACGCTGTGGGTCTGAACGAGGTGATAGACTAGACGGAATATAGTAAACGTAAATCCTGGCCACTCCTCAAATGTTACGTttagtatggttacataagagagAACGTTACTCAATAAGTAGAAAGTAAATAGGGTGGTTGGgcacagatttacatttactatgttacctGAGACCAGGTTGAGATAGTGTCCCAAATGTCTTCCTTAGCTGCTGTGTTTCAGGTACAGTGGCCATCGTTACATCTGACGGACGGATGATAGTGGTATGTCTCTAGCTACTTCACTGCCGTACTTGGCTCAGATCTAAGAGCAGATCTGTATGTCTGAATGGTTTTGACTGGACCATAAACCtgatgtttgtgtgtttgaaCCGTTGACTGTGTGATTTTGATTGGACCGTTGATCTGTGTGTACTGTTTTATTGGACCGTTGATCTGTGTGTACTGTTTTGATTGGACTGTTGATCTGTGTGTACTGTTTTGATTGGACCGTTGATCTGTGTGTACTGTTTGATTGGACCGTTGATCTGTGTGTACTGTTTTGATTGGACTGTTGATCTGTGTGTACTGTTTTGATTGGACCGTTGATCTGTGTGTACTGTTTTGATTGGACTGTTTTGGACcagatctgtgtgtctgtgtgtctgactgttttGATTGGACCGTAAACCTGATCTGTGTGTACTGTTTTGATTGGACCGTTGATCTCTGTGTGTACTGTTTTGATTGGACCGTTGATCTGTGTGTACTGTTTTGATTGGACCGTTGATCTGTGTGTACTGTTTTGATTGGACCGTTGATCTGTGTGTACTGTTTTGATTGGACCGTTGATCTGTGTGTACTGTTTTGATTGGACCGTTGATCTGTGTGTACTGTTTTGATTGGACCGTTGATCTTTGTGTACTGTTTTGATTGGACCGTTGATCTGTGTGTACTGTTTTGATTGGACCGTTGATCTGTGTGTACtgttttgattggactgatctgatctgtgtgtactgttttgattggactgttgatctgtgtgtactgttttgattggaccgttgatctgtgtgtactgttttgattggaccgttgatctgtgtgtactgttttgattggaccgttgatctgtgtgtactgttttgattggaccgttgatctgattgtgtgtgtactgttttgattggaccgttgaactgactgtgtgtgttcagggcaCCCTGAAGGGCTTTGACCAGACCATCAACCTGATTCTGGATGAGAGTCATGAGCGTGTGTTCAGTTCCTCTCAGGGTGTGGAGCAGGTGGTCCTGGGACTATACATCGTCAGAGGAG carries:
- the LOC127926688 gene encoding U6 snRNA-associated Sm-like protein LSm8: MSTALESYINRTVAIVTSDGRMIVGTLKGFDQTINLILDESHERVFSSSQGVEQVVLGLYIVRGDNVAVIGEIDEDTDSSLDLGNIRAEPLNSIVH